The following proteins come from a genomic window of Corallococcus sp. NCRR:
- a CDS encoding 3-deoxy-D-manno-octulosonic acid transferase, with protein MRLLYVVATYVLFALLFPVLCVYRKTRHGLNQRLGFYGPDDLPKGEGPLLWLHGASAGDLLALAPMFGPLRQRFPGCRIVLSTMTDSGHAMARDRLAKQIDGVVYAPYDLWGATRRAVRALQPDLLVLEYTEVWPNLIRAAKQSGASVVMTNGRFSPSNVGKYRTLFGLIENPLKDMDLLLMRQDEEAERAKALGAPAERVLTTGNTKFDALAAGPAPEDEALRTALGLSPAEPVWLAGSTHEGEEEILLHVYQRLRERWPTLSLVIAPRYLNRAERIQFLARERNLTVGLRSQGNPERAPVVVMDSMGELSRAYRLATVVFVGGSFTKRGGQNILEPAGQGRPVLFGPHMDNFRDSVAVLQGNGGIQVADGEALHAALEDLLAHPERRRQLGAQAEATVRTISGASARNAEAMASLRRAPR; from the coding sequence ATGCGCCTGCTCTACGTCGTCGCCACCTACGTCCTCTTCGCGCTGCTGTTCCCGGTGCTCTGCGTGTACCGGAAGACGCGTCACGGGCTGAACCAGCGGCTGGGCTTCTACGGGCCAGACGACCTCCCAAAGGGAGAAGGCCCGCTGTTGTGGCTGCACGGAGCCAGCGCGGGAGACCTGCTCGCCCTCGCGCCCATGTTCGGCCCGCTGCGCCAGCGCTTCCCCGGCTGCCGCATCGTGCTCTCGACGATGACGGACAGCGGCCACGCGATGGCAAGGGACCGCTTGGCGAAGCAGATCGACGGAGTCGTGTACGCGCCCTATGACCTCTGGGGCGCGACCCGAAGGGCGGTGCGAGCCCTCCAACCGGACCTCCTCGTCCTCGAGTACACGGAGGTCTGGCCCAACCTGATCCGCGCCGCGAAGCAGTCCGGAGCCAGCGTGGTGATGACCAACGGGCGCTTCTCTCCCTCGAACGTGGGGAAGTACCGGACGCTCTTCGGCCTCATTGAAAACCCGCTGAAGGACATGGACCTGCTGCTGATGCGGCAGGACGAGGAAGCCGAAAGGGCGAAAGCCCTCGGGGCACCGGCCGAGCGAGTTCTCACCACCGGGAACACCAAATTCGACGCCCTCGCCGCGGGGCCAGCCCCCGAGGACGAAGCCCTGCGCACCGCCCTGGGCCTGTCCCCAGCGGAGCCAGTATGGCTCGCGGGAAGCACGCACGAGGGCGAGGAGGAAATCCTGTTGCACGTGTATCAGCGTCTACGGGAGCGCTGGCCCACGCTGAGCCTGGTCATCGCGCCGCGCTACCTGAACCGGGCGGAGCGGATCCAGTTCCTCGCGAGGGAGCGGAACCTGACCGTCGGCCTGCGCTCACAGGGCAACCCGGAGCGAGCGCCGGTGGTGGTGATGGACTCGATGGGTGAGCTGTCGCGAGCCTATCGCCTGGCGACGGTGGTGTTCGTAGGAGGCTCGTTCACGAAGCGAGGCGGCCAGAACATCCTGGAGCCAGCGGGGCAGGGCAGGCCGGTGTTGTTCGGCCCGCACATGGACAACTTCCGCGACAGCGTCGCGGTGCTGCAAGGCAACGGAGGCATTCAAGTGGCGGACGGAGAAGCCCTGCACGCCGCGCTGGAGGACCTCCTCGCCCATCCCGAACGGCGGCGGCAACTGGGAGCGCAGGCCGAAGCCACGGTGCGCACCATCTCCGGAGCCAGTGCGCGCAACGCGGAGGCCATGGCCTCGCTAAGGAGGGCTCCTCGATGA
- a CDS encoding PHP domain-containing protein, whose translation MIRAVFGVLFLLLGVAGFFAFAAGFADYPVVEPAPDAKPWIRGAYHVHSTRSDGNGTPAKIAQAAKAAGLDFVVLTDHNDFKPPAATWVDGVLLIPGVEVSTSAGHLAAFGMQRPIEGVKPWGPPDQAVAEVEAAGGTAVLAHPVQTKNPWKDEATAHQVPGFELYSADTFFRQALRSPVSRLLPAVGASLVNPVHGVMLLAVPEPRPTERFLELARERKRIALCGHDAHGVPAYEDIFNALGMELPPDVLTGPLSQDAREAATQVTKALASGQALCVFRALGEPHGFALEGFDTNTREAPVDTVLTVRLPEHTPGTIDVRVWGDGRLQPDGQHIELTGPGAVQVEVWARAPGRFFGHEWRPWLVPSPVRVVPGPPGI comes from the coding sequence GTGATCCGCGCCGTGTTCGGAGTGCTGTTCCTGCTCCTGGGAGTCGCGGGCTTCTTCGCCTTCGCGGCGGGCTTCGCGGACTACCCCGTCGTCGAGCCCGCACCGGACGCGAAGCCATGGATCCGAGGCGCGTACCACGTGCACTCCACACGCTCGGACGGGAACGGGACGCCCGCGAAGATCGCCCAGGCAGCGAAGGCGGCGGGCCTCGACTTCGTGGTGCTCACGGACCACAACGACTTCAAGCCCCCCGCCGCGACCTGGGTGGACGGAGTGTTGCTCATCCCCGGGGTGGAGGTTTCGACCAGCGCGGGCCACCTGGCCGCGTTCGGAATGCAGCGGCCCATCGAAGGCGTGAAGCCCTGGGGGCCCCCGGACCAGGCTGTGGCCGAGGTGGAAGCCGCCGGAGGCACGGCGGTCCTCGCGCATCCAGTCCAGACGAAGAACCCCTGGAAGGACGAAGCGACAGCGCACCAGGTCCCGGGCTTCGAGTTGTACTCGGCGGACACCTTCTTCCGGCAGGCACTGCGAAGCCCCGTAAGCCGGCTCCTGCCCGCGGTGGGCGCCTCCCTGGTGAACCCGGTGCACGGCGTGATGCTGCTCGCGGTCCCGGAGCCACGTCCGACGGAGCGCTTCCTGGAGCTCGCGCGAGAGCGCAAGCGCATCGCCCTGTGTGGCCACGACGCGCATGGCGTGCCCGCGTACGAGGACATTTTCAACGCGCTCGGCATGGAGCTCCCGCCGGACGTGCTGACGGGCCCCCTGTCCCAGGACGCGCGAGAAGCCGCAACCCAGGTCACGAAGGCGCTGGCGAGCGGCCAGGCACTCTGCGTCTTCCGCGCGCTCGGAGAGCCCCATGGCTTCGCCCTGGAAGGCTTCGACACGAACACGAGGGAAGCCCCAGTGGACACGGTGCTGACGGTCCGCCTACCGGAACACACCCCGGGAACAATCGACGTCCGGGTGTGGGGAGACGGCCGCCTGCAACCCGACGGGCAGCACATCGAGCTGACCGGTCCCGGAGCCGTCCAGGTGGAGGTCTGGGCCCGGGCACCCGGACGTTTCTTCGGCCATGAGTGGCGGCCCTGGCTGGTCCCCAGCCCGGTGCGAGTGGTGCCGGGACCGCCGGGCATCTGA